Sequence from the Pseudomonadota bacterium genome:
CACCTCAACCACGTGCCGGGTCAGCCAGGCCCTAGCGCCCGCGAGCAGTTTCGTGCCGGCCAACGCTCCCTCCTGACCACGTCCTTCGACACCTTCGAAGGGCACGTGCGAGATCAGCTGACGCGTATGTTAGGGCCCGGAGGCTTCGAGGCGGATCGTGATATCGCGGGCATCACCGTAAACCGTTGGCCCCACGGCTACGCGTACGCCCACGATCCGAAGACCGATCGCATCGCCTTCGAGCCGGATTTGTGGCCGCCTGAGGAGCGCTACTGGGAGCGCAATCGCAAGGCGTTTGGCAACATCGCCATCGCGGCCAGCGATGCGGCATCGAATGCGATGTCGGAGGCGGCTATCGAGCAGGCTCATCGCGCGGTGTCAGAGCTCGGCTCCTGAGGCTCCCCTGAGACTCACTGAACGCCCTTCGTGCCAGCGCTACCGTGCATCTTCTTCCTCGGATTCCACCAACGCAGCGAAGCCCGCGCCAGCTTCCGTCGACAAGTTGAACACCATCGACGCCCCGGCGTTGGAGATTGCCTCCACCTCGTCGTCGAACTTCGCGGTCGCGGCGATCTCACCGGTGAACGCATCAGCACGCATACGTTCGATCACCGCCACGGTCGCGGTGCGGTTAGGCAAGGCGATCATGATGCGAAGGGGCACGGAAGGCAGCACTAGGCGCTCCCAAAAATCCGTGTCGCTCGGATCCCCCGTGATCACTTCGCGGCCAAGCCTACGGTGCAGCGCCTCGGTCACCGGATCGATGTCCACCCCAACCACCGTGTTGCCCTCGCGCGAACGCATCGCATCGTAAGCCCCAGCCCCGACGCCCCCCATACCGATCACCATCGTGCGGTAGGACGACAGATCGATCCGATCGTCCTCGGGAATACGCGAGCGGCGCTGCATCGCCTTGAAGCGCCCCGAGTGGTTCGCGTAGAGCGGCTTGGCCACCGCGCTCAAGCCAGCGGCCACCACGAAGGAGAGGGCCAGGGCGACGGCCAGCGCGACCAACCAATCCGCCCCAAGCCAACCGTTGCTTACGGCGATCGCGGTGACGATCAGACCAAACTCGCTGAAGTTGGTGAGATTTGCGGAGGCGACCAGCGCCGTTCGCGCGCGCAAGCGGAAGAGCAACATGAGGGCGAAGAACAACGCCCCCTTGAGCAGGATCAAGGGCGTCAATGCGGCCCCGAGCAATAGCGTATCGATCGTCCACTGCGTGTTCAGGCCGATCGACAGAAAGAACCCGAGTAGGAAGAGGTCCTTGAACCCGAACAGAGCCTTGCCCATCTCGTCGGCCTTGGCGTGGGTGCCGATGAGCACCCCTAGGATGAGCGCGCCGAGATCGCCCTTCAGCCCCGCCCACTCGAACACCTCGGCGCCGCCGAGGGCCAGGAGCAAGCCGTACAGCACGAGCAACTCGCCGTGGCCCGCGCGCTTGAGCACGGCGTGGAGCACCGAGCGCAGGGGGATGAGGAGCACCAGGGCAGCGGCCCAGGGCGTGGGCAACTTGCCCGTGGATGCCGCCAGGAACAACACGGCGAACACGTCTTGCACGATCAGGATGCCGATGGCGGCGCGCCCGTGCAGGGCGGTCACCTCGCCGCTGTCCTCGAGCACCTTCACCACGAAGACCGTGCTGGAGAAGCTCAGGGCGAAGGCCAACAGACTCGCCTGTTGCCAGCTCAGCCCCGTGAGCGCGCCCACACCGACGCTGCCCAGCCACAGGAAGAGCAGCGCACCGAACAGGATCGTAAGGCCCGTGTGGGCGAAGGTGACGCCCCACACGTGGGGCCGCAGAAGCGTGCGCAGATTGAGCTTCAAGCCGACGGTGAACAGGAGCAGGGTGATGCCCAGGTCCGACAGCTTGGCGAGCACCTCACCGGAGGCACCACCGCTGGCCTTGAGCAGGAAGCCTGCGGCCAGAAAGCCCACTAGGGGAGGAATGCCGAGCGCGCGCGAGGCCAGCCCGCACGCGAAGGCCAGCGCGATCCACACGATATCGCCGAAGGCGATTGCTACCCAGTCGAATTCCATCGTGGCGCCGGTCCGTCGGGCGAGTCGCCAACGCTCATGCTACGCCAAGCCCACCCGCCACTCCCAGCGCGACGACTGCGTATTGACGACCGTCACCCCGCGCCGTCGGGCTCAGGCCTTCGGACGATCGCGCGCTGGCGATACCACGCGATCCCACCCCAGCCCGCCAACAGCACCGCGAACCCCGCGGCACCGAGCAGGCCGCTGTGGGGCCATACGGGCGTCGGCACGAACAGCAGTCCGATGCCGGTGCCAGCGTTCACCGCGCCGTGCATCGCGCCCGCGGCCCAGATGTTGCCCCCGCCCTCACGCACAAGGGTGAAGTAGGGCGCGAAGAGCACGGTCCAGGCGATCATCAAGGCAACACCCAAGAGGCCAAGACCGGGGTAGTTGTGTCCCATGAGCACGATGGGCGCGTGCCACAGGCCCCACAGCAGCCCGGTGATCAACGACACGCGCCAGAAGCCGAGGTGCGCGAGGCGCGTGTAGAGCCAACCGCGCCACCCGAGTTCTTCATTGAAGGTGATCAGGACCGTGTTGATCACGATGCCGACGGGCAGGTTCACCGCCAGGGTCAGCCACAGCAGCTGCTCGGGCGATACGGGAAGCGATGCCCCTGCCGCCTGCGCCGCCGCACTCGCCTGCGCGTGCAAGCGCGCCGCGGCGTCGGCCGGCGGCGCGCCAAGTACCACCAGGATTAGCGAGGTGGCGAGCACGATCAGTAGCAGCGGCAGCCCCCATCCGATCGCGACCCAGCGCACGGTGCGCCCCCATCGGAAGGGCGTGAGGCCCAAGGTGCGTAGGAACGCCCCGCGATCGAACAGGGCCGTGGCCAGCACGGCCCCCACGGCGGGCCCGAACATGTAGGCGAGCAACGCCGCGGCCACCAGGGGCGGCGGCGCGCCGGCGAGGCCCCCTGCCCCGTGCAGCCCCAGCGCGATCGCCCAACTGACGCCGAAGGTGGCGAGGAGAAAGGTCAGCATTCGCATATCGATCGCGCTCCGCTTATTTCGATGAATTACTAATTAGCAAAAATACGAAATAAGAGCAACACCTGAGCGGTGGGAGCGTGCCTTTGTCGATCAGCACACAAACGCGGGCATTTCCCTCAAGGCACTACTCCGCGCGCCGTTATCCGAAGAAGGATCGCTACGAGTACGCCCATGGCCGCCACTCCATCGACAGTGCTGGACCCGATCGCCCCTGCCCCCAGGCGCGGTGCGCAGCCCCTCGCCTGGGT
This genomic interval carries:
- a CDS encoding cation:proton antiporter; this encodes MEFDWVAIAFGDIVWIALAFACGLASRALGIPPLVGFLAAGFLLKASGGASGEVLAKLSDLGITLLLFTVGLKLNLRTLLRPHVWGVTFAHTGLTILFGALLFLWLGSVGVGALTGLSWQQASLLAFALSFSSTVFVVKVLEDSGEVTALHGRAAIGILIVQDVFAVLFLAASTGKLPTPWAAALVLLIPLRSVLHAVLKRAGHGELLVLYGLLLALGGAEVFEWAGLKGDLGALILGVLIGTHAKADEMGKALFGFKDLFLLGFFLSIGLNTQWTIDTLLLGAALTPLILLKGALFFALMLLFRLRARTALVASANLTNFSEFGLIVTAIAVSNGWLGADWLVALAVALALSFVVAAGLSAVAKPLYANHSGRFKAMQRRSRIPEDDRIDLSSYRTMVIGMGGVGAGAYDAMRSREGNTVVGVDIDPVTEALHRRLGREVITGDPSDTDFWERLVLPSVPLRIMIALPNRTATVAVIERMRADAFTGEIAATAKFDDEVEAISNAGASMVFNLSTEAGAGFAALVESEEEDAR
- a CDS encoding CPBP family intramembrane glutamic endopeptidase; translated protein: MRMLTFLLATFGVSWAIALGLHGAGGLAGAPPPLVAAALLAYMFGPAVGAVLATALFDRGAFLRTLGLTPFRWGRTVRWVAIGWGLPLLLIVLATSLILVVLGAPPADAAARLHAQASAAAQAAGASLPVSPEQLLWLTLAVNLPVGIVINTVLITFNEELGWRGWLYTRLAHLGFWRVSLITGLLWGLWHAPIVLMGHNYPGLGLLGVALMIAWTVLFAPYFTLVREGGGNIWAAGAMHGAVNAGTGIGLLFVPTPVWPHSGLLGAAGFAVLLAGWGGIAWYRQRAIVRRPEPDGAG